The genome window TCAAGTTGACCATCTGAGTTAAACTTAAGTTTATCTTTGCATTTTATAGAATTATCTTTTGCAACAAGATATCCTTCAAATCTGCTTGTCATTGGTACTACTGTTGCAACACCAGTATAATCATCAATATCAATACACATCCCATATAAATCATCACCACCACCAGCCTCTACATGA of Borrelia hispanica CRI contains these proteins:
- a CDS encoding DUF228 domain-containing protein; its protein translation is GSVTSSCDKFESHPSKGYPYKRGVKLVVNQFTQGQPHFEPHVEAGGGDDLYGMCIDIDDYTGVATVVPMTSRFEGYLVAKDNSIKCKDKLKFNSDGQL